The Endozoicomonas montiporae CL-33 genome contains a region encoding:
- a CDS encoding IS1380 family transposase has translation MPKSTQEQLRFHPSNGKTIRADFNGGELSSDFGTLLLRETILQSGLICKMTDAINDRRHQSYIDHSLKELLVQRVLQMACGYEDANDSNRLRKDPMFKLATGRNPLDSDNHLASAPTFTRLGQSMTRSDIYRMAEAFVHHFISSYKLPPPVIVIDLDHTPAITHGGQQMNLFNAKYQDYCYLPLMIFEGLSGKLITAILRPGKTPTGKENAAILERVIRLLRKKWPKTHLLVRGDSHFAQPELMWVVQNAPHSDYVLGKGAGHKTALRPKAKELLDEARQALKVKTELARLNNMPEPDRLRLYGEAEYQAKSWKGLDTRIIYKAEVNQKGDNPRFIVTSMKEASPEVIYEELYCPRGQDENFIKHLKSDLSGDRLSDQGFLANHLRMFYACAAYVLHYELRTKTLKGTELEKAQPSTVIMKLCKVAVKVVEYKDRIKLHLPRSCPFKRLLQHVTEVFYQMPILRPG, from the coding sequence ATGCCCAAATCTACACAAGAACAGCTTCGTTTTCATCCCTCAAATGGAAAAACCATCCGGGCAGACTTCAATGGTGGGGAGTTATCTTCTGACTTTGGCACTCTGCTGCTACGGGAAACCATTCTGCAGAGCGGTCTTATCTGCAAAATGACTGATGCCATCAATGACAGACGCCATCAATCCTATATCGACCACTCCCTGAAAGAACTTCTGGTTCAGCGGGTTCTGCAAATGGCCTGCGGCTATGAAGATGCCAACGACAGTAACCGTTTGCGTAAAGACCCTATGTTCAAACTGGCCACTGGTCGCAATCCGTTGGACAGCGATAACCATCTCGCATCAGCGCCCACTTTTACCCGGCTGGGACAATCTATGACCCGCTCCGACATTTACAGGATGGCTGAAGCATTTGTGCATCACTTTATCAGCAGTTACAAGCTGCCACCCCCGGTGATCGTTATCGATCTTGATCATACACCGGCCATTACTCATGGTGGCCAGCAGATGAACCTGTTTAATGCCAAATATCAGGACTACTGCTACTTGCCCCTGATGATTTTTGAGGGACTCAGCGGCAAGCTGATTACGGCGATTCTTCGTCCGGGGAAAACCCCAACGGGCAAGGAAAATGCAGCCATTCTCGAACGGGTCATTCGGCTGCTTCGGAAAAAGTGGCCGAAAACCCATCTACTGGTTCGGGGAGACAGCCACTTCGCTCAACCAGAGTTAATGTGGGTGGTTCAGAATGCCCCTCATTCGGATTATGTCCTGGGCAAAGGTGCAGGCCACAAAACGGCTTTGCGGCCAAAAGCCAAAGAGTTGTTGGATGAAGCGCGTCAAGCTCTGAAGGTCAAGACTGAGCTGGCAAGACTGAACAACATGCCAGAACCTGATCGGCTCAGACTTTACGGGGAAGCAGAATACCAGGCCAAGAGCTGGAAAGGTCTCGATACCCGGATAATTTACAAGGCGGAGGTCAACCAAAAAGGCGACAACCCTCGTTTCATTGTGACGTCGATGAAGGAAGCTTCTCCAGAGGTAATTTATGAAGAGCTTTACTGTCCAAGAGGACAGGATGAGAACTTCATCAAACATCTGAAAAGTGATCTGTCCGGCGACAGATTGTCCGATCAGGGCTTTTTGGCTAACCATTTGAGAATGTTTTATGCCTGTGCCGCTTATGTTTTGCACTATGAGTTAAGAACCAAGACTTTGAAAGGTACGGAGCTGGAAAAAGCGCAGCCATCAACGGTGATCATGAAGCTCTGTAAAGTTGCAGTCAAAGTGGTTGAATATAAAGACCGAATTAAACTTCATCTGCCACGTAGCTGCCCATTCAAGAGGCTTTTGCAGCATGTGACAGAAGTCTTTTACCAGATGCCGATACTTCGACCGGGGTAG
- a CDS encoding GNAT family N-acetyltransferase, which translates to MAIEIKRIHTITPMIRQALNLYLNQNKISRSFPLDQGRIETMLEKMTKHPAYGLWIAFNGEMPVGFVSGQLQESLFHDRVFAFDLGWFVLPDYQGKGLGRRLLDTYIGWAKDNEASVVHFCVAFADEDSDRRNADKLKAMGFEPWGQLTRKVLETEGG; encoded by the coding sequence TTGGCCATAGAAATAAAACGCATCCACACCATCACCCCGATGATCCGGCAGGCACTGAACCTGTACCTTAACCAAAACAAAATCAGTCGGTCATTCCCTTTAGATCAAGGGCGCATTGAAACCATGCTGGAGAAGATGACCAAACATCCGGCTTACGGACTTTGGATTGCGTTTAACGGGGAAATGCCTGTGGGGTTTGTGTCGGGTCAGCTTCAGGAGTCGCTGTTCCATGATCGGGTATTTGCCTTTGATCTGGGCTGGTTTGTGTTGCCGGATTATCAGGGTAAGGGGCTGGGGCGGCGGTTGCTGGATACGTATATTGGGTGGGCTAAAGACAACGAGGCCAGTGTGGTGCATTTCTGCGTGGCCTTCGCCGATGAGGACTCAGACCGGCGCAATGCGGATAAGTTGAAAGCGATGGGTTTTGAGCCTTGGGGGCAACTGACCCGCAAGGTGCTGGAAACAGAAGGAGGGTGA